CCGTTCTTGATTATTGGACAAAGCCTTGATTATCGATCCACGGGTAAAGAATTGCCTGGCGTTTTGAGATCCTCTGAATTCATTACCTCCGTAACTACAAATTGACTAGTTCCCCTCCAGGGAAGCATTCCGTTGTATTCTTGATAGCGTACCTCGAGATGCTTCCCTGAATTTCTTTCTAAAATCGCTGCAACATCGGGGTCTGTCACGCTAAAGCGAAATTCATTGGATTGAAGTGCTCCTGAGGTAGGACTTTGGAATCCTTCCTGCACCATTCGACCTTCCCAAGTCTTGAATATGATTCCTTTTTTGACAAAATAATTGAGGCTTCCTGCTTTTACGCCTTCGCCAAATACAAAATAGAATCTCCACCAAATAAATATGGCTCCCACGGTAATTAAGATAAGGGTGGCGATAGTTAGAATTTTTTTCATGGGTTAGTAAATCTAAAAGGTGCAAGGATTTTGGGATAAATTAGGTAAAAAAATCTCAAATGAACTTTAGCGCTGCTGAAGAAAGGTTTGGAAAACCTTCTTAAAAAAAATGGGGTTTAGGAGCTATGCAACAGGATTTGTTTTTGAACTCTCAAGAAAACCTTCTTCCATTTCAAGGAGAGGTTAGATTTTATCCACATTTTTTTGAAGACACTCAAGCAGATGAGTTGATGAGGTCGTTTCAGGAGAGCTTGGCTTGGCGTCAAGAACCGATTCGGATTTTTGGGAGAGAAATCATGCAGCCTAGATTGACGGCACTCTATGGAGAAGCTGGAATGCCTTATGGGTATTCAGGGATTCAGATGACCCCATTGCCATGGACTCCGGAATTGATGGCAGTTAAAACCAAAATCGAGGAGTTTACTCAGCTTCGGTTTACCCATGTATTGTGCAATTACTATCGAAATGGCCAAGATAGTATGGGGTGGCATCGGGACAATGAGCAGGTGTTGGGCCAAAATCCATCCATTGCCTCTGTGACATTTGGAGCTCCTAGAAAATTTCAATTACGCCACTATACCCAAAAATCAATCAAACGGGATGTACTTCTTTCTCATGGGAGCTTATTGATGATGCAAGGAGAGAGTCAGCATTTCTGGGAGCATCAACTTCCGAAGTCCTCCAAAATTTTGGGACCTCGGATAAATCTTACGTTTCGAAAATTGA
Above is a window of Algoriphagus sanaruensis DNA encoding:
- a CDS encoding alpha-ketoglutarate-dependent dioxygenase AlkB family protein — encoded protein: MQQDLFLNSQENLLPFQGEVRFYPHFFEDTQADELMRSFQESLAWRQEPIRIFGREIMQPRLTALYGEAGMPYGYSGIQMTPLPWTPELMAVKTKIEEFTQLRFTHVLCNYYRNGQDSMGWHRDNEQVLGQNPSIASVTFGAPRKFQLRHYTQKSIKRDVLLSHGSLLMMQGESQHFWEHQLPKSSKILGPRINLTFRKLIR